AGGGGAAAGGCAAAAAGGATAAAGGATATGCTGTAAAATGACGTTTTTTTCATCATGACCCCCTAATTCCCAATCCCTTTAGTAATGTGCATCCGTTTCTTGTTCGTGAAGTATAGAACGAGCCACATGAGGACCCCGATGCCGAGTCCGGTCATGACAAGGGAGGCAAACGCTAGTGGACGGTCACTCCAGTTACCGCTATAAAACCAATCGTATGCAAGGATCGCAAGCATTTGTGGAGACGTTACCCCCAACAACCGTGGAACTTCAAAGGCGGTAAAGATAAAGGCAAAAAGAATGGCCCCTGTTTCAATGAGGACAGGATAGATGAAGGGCCATTCTGCCACTCTGAACGTTTGATACGGTCCCGCTCCCAATAACGAAGCGACCTCTTTATACCCTTTGGATAGGGTGGCATACACGGGCAACAGCATGAGGGTCACAAAGGGAACTTCTTTCCACACATACGTCAACATGATCCCGATCCCATTCCGGTCCTGTACCAATATAGGAAATTGACTGCGATCGTCAATCCAACCCATCACCCCGGCGATACTTGAAAAAAAGCCGCTCTGATTAAAGAGTAAGTAGACGAGATACGCCCATACAAAATGGGGGACGAGCATCGGGATCCACACCAGCAGTTTATGCCTGGTTTCCTTTAACAATGGAGAGAAGCCCTTGACGATACCCAATCCAATGAAAAGGGACAGGATCGTTGAGACCGCTGTCACAGTCAGACTGAACAGGACAGATGTAATAAAACGATCTTGCTCAAACAATTCCCGGTAATGTTCGAATGTAAAGACTCCCCCGCCCCTTACACTTTCCCACATCGCAAGAACGACCCCGAGTCCCGGGATCAGGAGGAAAAAGAGGAGGCCCGGCAGGAGGAGAAGTGCGTTATTGGCTGGCCACTTCACGGATCCAGTTCTCCTTCAACCATTCAACATAGGCAGCATCAAGCTCACCCTTGAAGTTTTCTTCAAGCTTTGATGCCTCCAGTACACTTTCACCGCGATCGATCTCCATGAACTTCTTCCTCCACTCCTCATCAAGCTTGTCATAGGAAATGGGCGAACTTTCCCCCCAATAATCCGGCTTGAGTTTCTCATACTGCGCTTCCGGGGAGAGAAACTCATTTATGGCCACCAGGGCACCCTCTTTATTGGGACTATTGAAAGGAATAGCGAGGAAATGAGTGTTCCCGATCGACCCGATGTCCTCTAATATGAATGACTTCGTGCTTACCGGAAACACGCCATCCTTGATCAAATGTTCCGCCCTGGCTTCGTTATACCCCATCGTCATCCATACCTCTTCCTGACTATACAACTTATCAAGGTCCGTCAAGGTAGATGGATATGTCTCGCCTTTTCGCCACAGATAAGGCTTCAGGGTGTTTAATTCGTCCCATACTTCCGCTCCGATTTCTTCCGACTTTTCTTCATCAAACCCGTCCCGGGCCAGATTCGAATCCGTTTTGGCATAGAGGAGATGCCTTAGAAATGCATTCCCAGTGAAATCACTTGGGTTAGGATAAGTGAATTTCCCGGGATTCTCTTTCATGAGTGTTTTTAAATCTTCCAAGGTGGCCGGCGGGCTTTTCACTTTTTCACTATTATAGAAAAAAACGAATTGAACTTTTCCCCAAGGGGCTTCGAACCCTTCTGTCTCGGTTCCGAAGTCATATTGAAAGGCGTCACTGTCCGTATCATAGTATTGGTTGTAGTTAGGCAATTTGTCAGTAAAGGAACCTGCCAACAGATCTTGTTCTTTCGCATTTTTAAAATTTTCACCGTTGACCCAGATGATATCGATCGTCCCCTTTTCTTTTCCTGCCCGCTTCTCGGTTTGCAGCTTCTGCAGGATTTCCGGTGTGTCTAAAGGAACCCGGTTCAATTCGATATTGTTCTTTTCTTTTATCATGGGGGCCATGACCTCATCGATATATCGATTGATCCCGTCATCTCCTCCCCACATGAACATATTCACTTTGGTCCCTTCTGCTTTCGACGTGATCGTTCCCCACTCTTCATCAGGTATTTTCCCGCTATCGTTTGCATTTGTCGAACCGCAAGCCGATACTAATAGTAAGAAAAATACACTTACAATCGTTAACCCTATTCTCATCCATCATGCTCCTCTGCGCTTTTCTATAATTATATAGTACTAAACCGTACAATATAAAAAAGTAATCTGCCTTACATATGTAAATGAATGCCCGAATTGTGGGTGAAAGAAACTAGAAGAGCACATCCCCCATGCCTTCGTGCTCATATTCTGAAGGCTTGTAACCTTTTTGAACAAACTCTGTCTAATACAGTAAGGAGGTGACTCTAGCGTGAAGCGATTCATGATGATATTCATTCTTATAGCGGGAATGGCCGGCTGTGGAACAGCTGATGAAAACGACAGCCAGCCGGTAAAAGATGAGACCGAACAGGGAGCGGGTGAAGATATTTCTGTACAGAAAGGAATTGTCGCAGGCGAAATGGAACCTTCATTAACCAAGAAAGATGCAGATGGTCAAATGGTGTATGTATATAGTGTAAAAAACCAAACAGAGCAGGAGAAAATATTTTCTTTCTCATCAGGCCAGACGATAGACTATGAACTTCGAAACGAAAAAGGCGAGATCGTTTATAAAGATTCAAAGAATAAAATGTATACACAGGCATTACAGGAAATCACAGTGAAACAAGGGGAAGCGTTTTCCCGTGAAATCGTCCTCCCAAAGGTGGAAAGCGGCTCTTATACATTGACCGTCTGGATGACCGCCAAGGGGGATCAGGACTATAAAGCGACGGCTAAAGTAGTGGTGGAATAGGGACATTAAAAAAAGGATTAATCTCGGGCGGGGCACGGCGAGATTAATCCTTTTCTGTGTAAACGGGGATAGACCCACTGAGGGAGATGCGTTCAGGCGTGACAATGCATTTTCTCCCGAAGAACCTGACCCCGTGTCTTGCGGCTTCTTCCATGACCCGGGCAAAATGGGGATCGATTTCAGGAGCGGAAGTGATTCCCCTGAGATCCGTGCGTTGGGCAATGAATAAGACCGCAGCTTGATAGCTTCCCTTCATCTGCAAATGGGTCAGTTCCTCTACATGCCTCGCTCCCCTTGCTGTGACGGCATCGGGAAATTTACCCATTCCGGCCTCGACCATCGTGACGCTTTTGACTTCGAGTAGTAATTTCTCATCATTTTGTTTATGAGTGAGGAGGAAGTCAAAGCGTGAACCCCCCACCTTATATTCGGCTTTTTCCAAGCGCCAGCCCTTCAGCTCCTCCAGTACTTCCAACTGCAGGGCTTCCAGTACCAACCGGTTTGGATATTGCGTATTCAAGGAAACATACATATCATTTACAGCATCATGGGTCATAACCGCTGACCACCTTGTTTTCCTTTTGGGGTCCTTGGATTCCTGCAGCCAGATCGGCCCTCCGGGTACCAATAAGTCCTTGAGCCTGCCCGGATCGGGTAAGTGGACTTTTTCTTTTGTACCTGAAGGAAGTTCGCACTCCAGCACAAACCGATTGAGACGTTCGAGAAAGACGGCTTGCACCAACGTGTCATGGAATGAAATATCTGCTAAAACGTCACGGTCCTTCATTTAAGTAAGGCGCTCCAGCTCTTGGTTTTACGGTCATATGAAAGTAACCCGTTCGCCGGTAATTTGCGAATCTGCTTATAATCCTCTGTCATTTCATCCATGTCATAATAATCACCGATCACCCATATGGGAATCTCGATCTTCCCTCTTGTCAATACTGCTTTTTCAAGGGAGATGACCATTCCTTCTTTTAACTTATCCTGGAAGGAATGAATGACTTCCTTTCCGATCACAGGGTAGGGTTTTTCCTTCTTCATACCGAAGAGGCCTTTTCCACTCTTCATCGTACTGAGCTTTGATGAAAGGGTCGCCCCCAGCATATGATAGAAGTCCTCAAAGTCCCGGTAATAAACCTTATTGAACCAGCCGTCATCATGGGAAAGATAGGCGTAGCGGTTATTCAGTTTGGAATAAAATGGAGGGTTCAATGGCTGCTTGATATGCCCCATATAAAGGAGTTCTGCAATTTCCTGTCCGTTCAATTCATCGACTCCGACCTCTTCTTCGAAATCGATCCAGCAGAAGTCTCCATAGCTCTGAACCCCGTCATCGATGATCTTCTTCATTTCGTCCTTTTCTACATATTCCATATGGGTATGTATATTGAAAGCACCATGTTCGTACTGATGCTTGATGAGAAGTAAGTTCTTTAAGGGTTTACGGGCATTCATTGCAAACTCGTTGAAATGGATTCCGTACGAAACGACATAGTGGCGATCCGGATTCTTGTGAACATAGATGATATCTTTAACTTGGTTATTTGCCTTCAAGAACATTCCCTCCATCTGATTAACACGGTGCACAGTTCATAGTTTCTATTTTATCAAATATAGGACCTACTTGTTCTTTTCTATTTCATTTCAAAATGATGACAAAAGTCGCAGGGAATTGTCGGAAATAGTCATATTTCAGTACTATGTGTTGAAGATTAGCATCGATATCAGCTTCTAAACCACATATTTATAAATAGAATCTATTTCAATATCAATTACCCACTATAAACATGTAATAAATGGAATATCCCCTCTCTGTTTTCCCCCTAATCCCTTCTGCCATCAACATTCCCAGTGAATACAAATAATCACCTGTTCCAAATACCTGTCATATCCCGACAGAAGTTCTTGAATTTCTCGTGTCATGAGTAGAAATTTCCTTTCATTTCTATTAGACTAGGAATGTGAAATCTTTAGAAATTCAGGTGAATAGATTATGGAAACTCGCCAGCGATTTGCTGATAAGATCGATTGGGGTCTTCTCTTTTTATTGATGCTGTTCTTTATTGTAAGTGCAATGGGAATCAGCAGTGCCCAGACCTCAGGGCAATATGGGACAAACTTTGTGATTAGACAGGCTTTTTGGTACGTAGTGGGCGGTATCATCATCGGCGCTGCGTTATTTCTCGACTCAGATCAGTATAAACGGCTTGCCTGGTACATATACGGCGCAGGAATCTTCTTGCTCGTTTTATTATTGATTTCTCCGGAAAGCATCGCACCTCACCGGAATGGGGCCAAAAGCTGGTTCATGCTTGGACCGCTTGGATCGATACAGCCTTCAGAGTTCATGAAGACATTCTTAATCCTTGCTTTGGCACGTGTCATTACCAATCATCATGAACTTAATCCAAGAAAAACAGTGCAGACAGACTTTCAGTTATTGATTAAAATCGGCTTGACCACCCTTCTCCCACTTGCTTTCATCATGCAGCAGCCGGATTTAGGGACATCATTGGTCATACTAGCCATCATGACGGGTATCATCCTCGTTTCAGGTATTACGTGGAAGCTGATTGTGCCTATCTATGCTTCGATCGGAGTCTTAGGTGCAGGCATCCTTTCACTGGTCATATGGGCACCACAATTATTGGAGAAATATTTAAACGTGAAACCTTACCAATTCGGACGGATCTATGCCTGGCTCGATCCGTACAATTATGCGAAATTAGAAGGATTTCACTTGATCAACTCCCTTAACGCCATTGGTTCGGGACAGATTTTCGGGAAAGGCTACAGTGACCGGGAAGTGTATATCCCGGAAAATCATACAGACTTTATTTTCAGTGTCATCGGTGAAGAATACGGATTTATCGGCGCAAGTGTCGTCATCAGCTTATATTTCCTGCTGATCTACCACCTAACCAAGACGGCCCTTGATACG
The DNA window shown above is from Rossellomorea vietnamensis and carries:
- a CDS encoding ABC transporter permease, yielding MKWPANNALLLLPGLLFFLLIPGLGVVLAMWESVRGGGVFTFEHYRELFEQDRFITSVLFSLTVTAVSTILSLFIGLGIVKGFSPLLKETRHKLLVWIPMLVPHFVWAYLVYLLFNQSGFFSSIAGVMGWIDDRSQFPILVQDRNGIGIMLTYVWKEVPFVTLMLLPVYATLSKGYKEVASLLGAGPYQTFRVAEWPFIYPVLIETGAILFAFIFTAFEVPRLLGVTSPQMLAILAYDWFYSGNWSDRPLAFASLVMTGLGIGVLMWLVLYFTNKKRMHITKGIGN
- a CDS encoding ABC transporter substrate-binding protein encodes the protein MRIGLTIVSVFFLLLVSACGSTNANDSGKIPDEEWGTITSKAEGTKVNMFMWGGDDGINRYIDEVMAPMIKEKNNIELNRVPLDTPEILQKLQTEKRAGKEKGTIDIIWVNGENFKNAKEQDLLAGSFTDKLPNYNQYYDTDSDAFQYDFGTETEGFEAPWGKVQFVFFYNSEKVKSPPATLEDLKTLMKENPGKFTYPNPSDFTGNAFLRHLLYAKTDSNLARDGFDEEKSEEIGAEVWDELNTLKPYLWRKGETYPSTLTDLDKLYSQEEVWMTMGYNEARAEHLIKDGVFPVSTKSFILEDIGSIGNTHFLAIPFNSPNKEGALVAINEFLSPEAQYEKLKPDYWGESSPISYDKLDEEWRKKFMEIDRGESVLEASKLEENFKGELDAAYVEWLKENWIREVASQ
- a CDS encoding BsuPI-related putative proteinase inhibitor, producing the protein MKRFMMIFILIAGMAGCGTADENDSQPVKDETEQGAGEDISVQKGIVAGEMEPSLTKKDADGQMVYVYSVKNQTEQEKIFSFSSGQTIDYELRNEKGEIVYKDSKNKMYTQALQEITVKQGEAFSREIVLPKVESGSYTLTVWMTAKGDQDYKATAKVVVE
- the sfsA gene encoding DNA/RNA nuclease SfsA, which codes for MKDRDVLADISFHDTLVQAVFLERLNRFVLECELPSGTKEKVHLPDPGRLKDLLVPGGPIWLQESKDPKRKTRWSAVMTHDAVNDMYVSLNTQYPNRLVLEALQLEVLEELKGWRLEKAEYKVGGSRFDFLLTHKQNDEKLLLEVKSVTMVEAGMGKFPDAVTARGARHVEELTHLQMKGSYQAAVLFIAQRTDLRGITSAPEIDPHFARVMEEAARHGVRFFGRKCIVTPERISLSGSIPVYTEKD
- a CDS encoding FtsW/RodA/SpoVE family cell cycle protein, translated to METRQRFADKIDWGLLFLLMLFFIVSAMGISSAQTSGQYGTNFVIRQAFWYVVGGIIIGAALFLDSDQYKRLAWYIYGAGIFLLVLLLISPESIAPHRNGAKSWFMLGPLGSIQPSEFMKTFLILALARVITNHHELNPRKTVQTDFQLLIKIGLTTLLPLAFIMQQPDLGTSLVILAIMTGIILVSGITWKLIVPIYASIGVLGAGILSLVIWAPQLLEKYLNVKPYQFGRIYAWLDPYNYAKLEGFHLINSLNAIGSGQIFGKGYSDREVYIPENHTDFIFSVIGEEYGFIGASVVISLYFLLIYHLTKTALDTKEPFNAYVCAGIISMITFHVFQNIGMTIQLLPITGIPLPFISYGGSSLMGNMLALGLVFSMRFHHKTYMFSSEDS